ATATGTTAAAGTCCTTCGTTAATGATAATGAAATAGAAGAAGTTAATATGATTGATTTAGATACGTTTATAGTTAGATTTAAGAAAATAAATAAAAAAGACAATTTGGATAAAAAATACTTAATAAATGATGGTAGAAGTTTTTTAACTGTATAAAAGCATAATGGGAGATGGTTTTTAAAGAAAAATCAATTATGGTAGTAATTTATCTTGAAAAGAAAAAATATTCTGTTTAATAATTAGATTATCTAGTCGGATAATCTTTTATTTTTTTGGTGATATACGCTTTTGTTAAATTGTATTTTTGTAATTAGTGGGCACTTTATATATCGTTGACAAAAAGACTAAAGCTCTAGTATAATAAATTATTGAGAAGAATTGTATTTATTAATAAAATTTTAAAATATTCTATATTTATCTTCCAAAAATTAATAAAAAAGGAGAAAGTTATTATGAATAATAGAGGACAAAATGTAAATCCAAATGGAACTCCTCAAAATCATCATCCAAATCAAGGTTATCCTCAACAAAATAACCAATATCATGGAAATGGTTATAATGGACAAAATCAACAAAATTTTAATAGAAATGTAAATAATCAAAATCCATATCAAAACCAAAATTCACAAGTAAATAACGTGAATAATCCACAATTCCAAGGATATTCAAATGGTCAAAATCAACCTCAAAATAATATGAATAATCCACAATATAGAGGACAAGGGTATAATGCTCAATCACCTCAAAATAATAATATGAATAATCCACAATATAGAGGACAGGGTTATAATGGACAAAATCCACAATATAATAATATGAATAACCAACAATATAGAGGGCAAGGAAATAATGGACAAAATCCTCAATTTGGTAATCCGAATAATCCACAGTTCAGTAATCAAAATGGATACAATAATCCTAATCAATTTAATCCACAATTTGGTAATAACCAAAACTTTAATCCTATGAATCGTGGACCTAAGATGGATAGTAAAATGATAGGATATATAACTGCTGCAGTTGCCGCGATTTTGGTTGTATTAATGATTTTTATGTTCTCTGGTGGTAGTGGGAAACTAGGTGGAGCAACACCTGAAGAAGCTGTGAAAAATGCAATAGCTGCAACAAAAGATGGTGACTTTAAAAAATTAGTAAATAATATTTACTTTGAAAGTGATGAAGCTAGAACTAAAGCTTTAGAACAATTTAACAATCTAGATGATACTAAAAAAGCATCAATAGAATTAGCAAAAACTTTTATTGATATGATTGAGATTGGAGAAGTAAAACAAATGAATGAAAATAGAGCTAAAGTTCAATTAAAAGCTAAAGGGAATGATCTACTAAAACAATTGGGTGGAGATACTACACGAACTACATATGTAAAAAAAGTAAATGGTAGATGGTTTATTGAAGACAATCTTTTCTAAAATTTTAAGACTAAGAATTTTTTCTTAGTCTTTTTTTACTATAAGTAAACTTAAAAATATGGTATAATATATAAGTTAAAATAATTTAGGAGGTTTGTATGTTTCAAGCATTATATAGGAAATATCGACCACAAACATTTGCTGATATAGTAGGTCAAAATCACATAGTTTCTGTATTAAAAAATGCGATTGATAAAGATCAGATAAGTCATGCCTATTTATTTTATGGATCTCGAGGTACAGGGAAGACTTCTATTGCAAAAATCTTTGCTAATGAAGTTAATAAAAACGAAGAATATCAAAAAGAAAATGTAGATATTATCGAAATTGATGCAGCTAGTAATAATGGTGTTGATGAAGTACGTGATATAAAAGAAGCAATTAAATTTTTGCCAACAGAAGGTAAATATAAAGTATATATAATTGATGAAGTGCATATGCTAACTACAGCAGCATTTAATGCATTATTAAAAACTTTAGAAGAACCACCTGCTCATGTTATTTTTATTCTAGCAACTACAGAAATTCATAAAATACCAGCTACAATCTTATCACGATGTCAGAGATTTGAATTTAAGAATCTTTCGCAGGAACAATTAATAGATAGATTAAAGTATATTTCAGAAAAAGAAAGTTTAGTAATAGAAGATGCAGCTATAGAGAAAATTGCAACTCTTGCTAAGGGTGGTCTAAGAGATGCGATTAGTATACTAGATCAAGTATCTAATTATTCTGAAGAAATTACATTAAATCATATACTAGAAGTAACTTCTTCAATAAGTGAAGATGATATACTTGTGTTCTATAGAAATCTTTTACAAGGAGATGTTACAAAATCCTTGTTAACATATAATAATTTTGTATCTCAAGCTAAAGATACTAAATTGTTACTTAATGATCTTATTAATGTAACACGAGATGTAGTGGTATATAAGAATTTAAAAGATACTAAGCATACGGCATATAATATAGATAAAATCGCAGATGAAGTTAACAATATAAATTTCGATTATTTTTATAAAATTATTGAATACTTATCACAAACGGAACAATATATAAGATTTTCTACAGAGTATATGAGTTATATGCAAATTTGTATTGTAAAAATATGTTCAAAAGAAGATAGTATTAATCAAGTTACCGTTGCTAATAGTGTAGAAAAGACAGTTTCAAATACAAGAACTGTTGAGCTAGAAAATAGAATTAAAATATTAGAAGATAAGTTAAATCAATTAGGACAAAATCTAAATAGTTTATCAGTAAATAATATTAATAATACTTCACATGTTGAGTCACAGAATAGTACAAATGAAGAAGTAAATACAACAAGTTGGCAGGGAACAATACCTAAAGAAGAAATAAAAGAAGTTATAATAAAAGATAAGACTAAAATTATCGAACTTATGAAGACTTCAAGTGAGAATTTTACCAATTATGCAGCAAATGTTTTTAATAAGATAATTAATGAAAGCTTAAATTCAAATAATCCAGAAGTAGTAACTATGAGAGAATTATTTAGCTCTTGTCAATTAGTAGCTTCTTCTAAAGAAGGAGGATTATTAGTTTTTAGTGAAGTAGATAATATGGTTAAAATGGCTCCAAATTCTAAATATAAAAAATATTTGGAAAGTCTATTCAAGAGATTTATCGGAGTAGATTACTCGATTTATACAATTCAAGATCATCAGTACACTGTTCTTAAAGATGAACTTGCAAATCCAGTTGTAGAAAGCAATTTGATTGAAGAAGAAGTTGAAGAAAAGCCGGTAACTAAAATTGATGAGTTATTTGGAGATATAATAATAGAAAACTAACATTTGAAAAGATGCTTGAAAATAATTGAAATAACTTGAAAAAAATTCCAAATTATTGACAAGTAGTAAAAATTTAAATAGAATTATAATATAAATTGACATTAGGAGGAAATATTATGCGTGGAATGGGAAATATGCAACAAATGATGAGAAAAATGCAAAAAATGCAAAAGGACATGTTAGCAGCCCAAGAAGGATTAAAAGACCAAACTGTTGAAGGAACTGTATCAGGTGGTATGGTAACAGCAATAGCTAATGGTGATGGAAAAATATTAGATATTAAAATTAAAGAAGAAGTAGTTGATCCAGAAGATATTGAAATGCTTCAAGATATGATTTTAACTGCAGTAAATGATGCACTAGAAAAATCTACTCAATTAAAAGAGGAAACATTAGGTAAATTTACAAACGGATTAAACATCCCAGGACTATAAGATGCAATATCCTAAACCGATTTTAGATTTAATAGACAGTTATTCATTGTTACCTGGTATAGGAAAGAAAACTGCAGTAAGATTAGCATTTCATACTTTGAAAATGCATGATGATGATATAAAAAACTTTGCGGATAGTTTAGTACATTTAAAAGAAAAGCTAACTAATTGTGAAGTATGTGGACGACTTAGTGAAGATCATGTGTGCGATATTTGCTCTGATGCAGGTAGAGACAAATCGATGATTTGCGTTGTAGCTAATGATAATGATTTAGTAGCAATGGAGAATATGCAACAATATAGAGGTGTATATCATGTACTTGATGGTTTAATTTCACCTATGGATGGAATAGGTCCACTTGATATTAATATAAAGTCTCTTTTTGAAAGAGCACAAGATGAAACAGTAAAAGAAATAATACTAGCAACTAACTCATCTCCAGAAGGTGAGGGAACAGCAAGTTTTATTTCAAGATATTTAAAAAATACAGATATAAGAGTTACCAGAATAGCTCAAGGTATTTCCTTTGGAAGTGATATTGAGTATGTTGATGAAGTTACTTTATCAAGGGCTATTTCAGGTAGAATAGAGCTATAATTTAGGAGGACAGTTTATGTCACAAAAATCAGTAAACGCGATAAAAGTATTAGGTGTTGATGCGATTAATAAAGCAAAATCAGGACACCCTGGTGTAGTAATGGGAGCAGCACCAATGGCTTACTCACTATTTACAAAACACCTTAGAGTAAATCCAAAGAAAACTGACTGGGTTAATAGAGATAGATTCGTATTATCAGCAGGACATGGATCAATGTTACTATATTCATTATTACATCTTTCAGGATTTGAAGATGTATCTTTAGAAGAAGTTAAAAACTTCCGTCAATGGGGTTCTAAAACTCCTGGTCACCCAGAGTTTGGACACACTAAAGGTATTGATGCAACAACAGGTCCACTAGGACAAGGTATCTCTACAGCAGTAGGTATGGCTTTAGCAGAAAGATATTTAGCTGCTAAGTACAACAAAGAAGGTTATGACTTATTTGATCACTACACATATGTAATCTGTGGTGATGGAGATATCATGGAAGGTGTAGCTTCAGAAGCATCAAGCTTTGCAGCAGTACAAAAATTAAATAAACTTGTAGTATTATATGATTCAAATGATATCTGTCTAGATGGAGAGACTAAAGATGCATTTTCTGAAAATGTTCGTGCAAGATATGAAGCATATGGATGGAATACTCTTTTAGTTGAAGATGGAGCTAATGTAGAAGCTGTTAGTGCAGCTATTGAACAAGCTAAAAAATCTGATAAACCTACGTTAATCGAAGTAAAAACAATTATCGGAGCTGGATCTCCAAATAGACAAGGGACTAATGGAGTTCACGGTGCACCATTAGGTGATGAGGAAACAGCTTTATTTAGAAAAGAAATCGGTTGGGAAAATGAACCATTTGATATTCCTGCTGAAGTATATGCTGACTTCAAAGCTAATGTAGCGGATCGTGGTGAAAATGAATATGCTAAATGGGAAAAAGTATATGCAGATTATAAAGTTAAGTTCCCAGAATTAGCGAAAGAGCTAGAAGAAGCACTAACACGTGAAGACATTAAACATCTATCAAAAGAAAGTTTTAGCTTTAAAAATGTTGGGGAAGCTCAAGCAACTCGTAATTCATCTCAAGACGCAATTAATAGTGTTGCAGCTGTTTTACCAACGTTCTTTGGAGGATCAGCTGACCTTTCACACTCAAATATGACATTTATTAAAGGTGATGGTTTACAAGACGATGAGCACAGAACTGAGCGTAATGTTCAATTTGGTGTTCGTGAATTTGCAATGGCTACTGTACTAAACGGTTTAACATTACACGGAGGAGTACGTGTATTCGGTGGTACATTCTTCGTATTCTCAGATTATCTAAAAGCTGCATTAAGATTATCAGCGTTACAAAACTTACCTGTAACTTATGTATTTACACATGATAGTATTGCAGTAGGTGAAGACGGACCAACACACGAACCAATTGAACATTTAGCATCATTAAGAACAATCCCGAATACATATGTATTCAGACCAGCTGATGCTACTGAAGCACAAGCTGCTTGGTATTTATCACAAAAAACAAATGATAAACCAACTTCGATTGTATTAACTCGTCAAAACTTACCAATTTTAGAAAATTCTTCATTTGAAAAAGTTGCTAAAGGAGCATATGTTGTGCATGAAACAGCTTCAGACTTTGATACTATTTTAATTGCTACTGGATCAGAAGTTGCTTTAGCAATTGATGTAGCACGTGAATTAGAAAAAGATGGTTCAAAAGTACGTGTTGTAAGTATGCCTTCAGTAGAATTATTTGAAGAACAATCTAAAGAATATAAAGAAGAACTACTACCATTAAATGTGCGTCGTCGTGTATCATTAGAAATGGGTAACAGTGCTCTTTGGTATAAATATGTTGGTTTAGATGGATTAGCTATTGGAATCGATAAATTTGGAGCTTCTGCACCTGCAAATAAAGTAATCGAAGAGTATGGATTTACAGTTGAAGCAGTTGTAGAGAAAATCAAAAATGAGTTATAGAGAAATTCGCCCAGGCGATATTATAAAGGTTAAAGTAACAGCTGTAAAACCATACGGTGCCTTTATAGAAACACGAGATAAAATGGTTGGTCTAATTCATATTTCTGAAATTACAAATTGTTTTATATTCGATATAAGTAGTTATATAAAACAAGATGAGATTTTAGAAGTTAAGGTCCTGTCAATTAAAGATAATAAGATTAATGCAACATTAAACTTTAAACAAAAAAAAGCCACTGATAAAAAAGAAATCAATAGTTTAGATACTTTAAATTTCGAGTATGGATTTGATACACTAAAACAAAATATGAAGCTTTGGCAAAAGAAAGCTATGTTTGAAATGAGAAATTCTAAGTAAAATCTATTGACAAATATAATTTATCTGTTTATAATTAACATAAATATCTATGAAGTTTAGGAATTAAAAGTTAGAAATATTATTTAAAAGAGAGAATCTAGTGGTGAGAAGGGTTCATAATATGACTTTTATGCTACCTATGTAGTGCTTCGTCGGCAATCAAGCCGTTATAAAAACTAATGAGGAGTACGGTGTACTCGAATTAGGGTGGTAACACGATTATTGTCGTCCCTTGTGTAATTTAGTTTACACAGGGGGCTTTTTTATTTTATTTTGTTAGCTTGAAAGGAGAATATAAATGAAACAACTAACATCAACACAAATTAGAAGAATGTATTTAGATTTCTTCGTAGAAAAAGGACACAAAATTGAACCAAGTGCATCTTTAGTACCGGTTGATGATCCTACTTTACTATGGATTAACTCAGGAGTAGCAACTCTGAAAAAATATTTTGATGGACGTGAGATTCCAGAGAATCCAAGAATTACAAACTCACAAAAATCTATTAGAACTAATGATATTGAAAATGTCGGTAAAACAGCTCGTCACCACACATTCTTCGAGATGTTAGGTAACTTCTCAATTGGAGATTACTTCAAAAATGAAGCAGTACCATGGGCTTGGGAATTCTTAACTTCTGAAAAATGGTTAGGATTAGAAAAAGAAAAATTATCAGTAACTATCCACCCAGAAGATACAGAAGCATATGACTTATGGCACAATGTTATTGGGCTTCCAGAAGATAGAATTATCCGTATCGAAGGAAACTTCTGGGATATCGGTGAAGGACCTTCTGGACCAAATACTGAGATTTTCTATGACCGTGGAGAAGATGCTGATACATGGTCACCAAAAGAGGAAATGTACCCAGGTGGAGAAAATGATAGATATCTAGAGGTTTGGAACGTAGTATTCAGTCAATATAACCACAATGCTGATGGTACCTATACTGAACTTCCTGCGAAAAACATAGATACAGGGATGGGATTAGAAAGAATAGTTTCTGTATTACAAGATGTTCCAACAAACTTTGATACAGACCTATTCATCCCAATTATTAGAGAAATTGAAAAACTTTCTGGTGCTAAATATGGTGTAAATGCAGAACAAGATGTTGCATTTAAAGTTATAGCTGACCACATTAGAACAGTTGCATTTGCTATTGCAGATGGAGCATTGCCATCAAATGAAGGACGCGGATACATACTTAGAAGACTTTTACGTCGTGCAGTTAGATATGCAAAAGTTTTAGGATTAAACAAGTCATTTATGTATAAATTAACTGATGTTGTTGCAGAAATTATGGAAGATTACTATCCAAATGTTAAAGAGAGTGCAAACTTTGTTAAAGATGTAATTCTTAAAGAGGAAGACAGATTCCACGAAACATTAAACGAAGGTGAAGCAATCTTAAATAATATTGCTAAAGAAGTTAAAGATACAACGAAAGTAATTTCTGGTAAAGATGCATTCAAACTTTATGATACTTTTGGATTCCCAATTGAATTAACTGAAGAATATGCAGAAGAATTAGGATTAACAGTTGATATTGATGGGTTTAATGAAGAGATGGAAAAACAAAAAGAACGAGCTCGTTCATCTCGTCAAGAAGATTCTTCAATGCAAGTACAATCTGACCTATACAACAGAATAGTAGGAGACAGTGAATTTACTGGATATACTAAACTTACAGATGAAGGTAAACTATTAGCTATAGTTGATAAAGATGATAACTTATTAGAAAACTATAAAGGTGAAGAGAATGTAAAAGTAGTATTCGATAAAACACCATTCTATGCTGAAAGTGGTGGTCAAGTAGCTGATAGAGGTTTAGTATTAGCAGAAGGATTCAAAGCAGAAGTAATAGATGTTAAGAAACTTCCAGATAAACGTCACATTCACTTAGTAAAAGTACTAGAAGGGGAATTAGTAGTTGGAAAAGAATATAAACTAGAAGTAGATAGAGCTTATAGATTAAATATCGAGAAAAACCATACTGCAACTCACTTATTAAACGAAGCGCTTCGTCATGAAGTTGGCTCTCATATTAAACAAGCAGGATCATTAGTAACTGATGAAAAACTAAGATTTGATATTACTCACTTCGCTCCACTAACTAAAGAAGAAATTGAAAAAGTAGAACAAGAAGTAAATAAACAAATTTGGAATGCGTTAGAAATCAAAACTGAAGAAATGCCAATCGCTGAAGCTAGAAAACTTGGTGCTCAAGCATTATTCGGAGAAAAATACGGAGATGTTGTACGTGTTGTTTCTATCGGAGATTACTCTATCGAACTATGTGGTGGTACTCACAATGCTAACAGTGCGGAAGTGGGAATCTTCAAGATTGTTTCTGAATCAGGTGTGGCTGCAGGGGTTCGTAGAATAGAAGCTTTAACAGGTAAAGCTGCATATGAATATTTAAGAGAACAAGAAGAAACTCTTCGTTCTGTTGAAAAATTAACAAAAGCTAATGTTTCAAATGTTGTTGAAAAAGTTTCTGGATTACAATCAGAAATTAAGAAACTAGCTAAAGAAAAAGAAAGCTTACAACAAAAAATCGCTAATGCTGAATTAAACAACTTAGTAAATAATATCAAAGAAGTAAATGGTGTAAATGTACTGACGAGCGTAGTTGAATCAGAAAACATGAATCACCTTAAACAACTTGTTGATAATGCTAAGTCTAAATTAGAAAACTATGTTATTGCCTTTGCTTCAGTAAATGAAGATAAAGTAAACTTCGTAGTGGCTGTAGATAAAGCTATCACTGATAAATACAATGCAGGAAAACTAGTAAATGTACTAGCAACAGTATGTGACGGACGCGGTGGTGGACGTCCAGATATGGCACAAGCAGGTGCTAAGAATAAAGATAATATCGATAAAGCATTCGAAGAATTATTAGCTAATATTTAATATTTAAAAGAAGTGATAATAGGGAAGGGATTACCTAAAAAATAGTTTTAACGAGTAACTATTTTAAGGTAATCTCTCCCTTTTTTCTTGAAAATATGGTATAATTAATAGGATTATTATGGACAAATAATAATTTAATATTAGATTATACTAATGTTAAATATAATTTCGGAGGAAATGAAAATGGAAACTAAAAAATTAGGAAAAGTAGAAATCAACCCGAATGCATTAGAAGTTATTGCAAACATTGCAGCAACTGAAGTAGAAGGTGTTTCAAAATTATTAGGAAAAAAAGTTTACTCTCGTGGAGTAGAATTAGAATTTGCTGGAAGTGAATTAGTTATCGATGTATATTGTAATTTAAAATCTGGATTCTCTGTAGCTAAAACAGCAAGAAAAATTCAAGAAAATGTTAGAAACTCTATTTTCAACATGACAGAAATTAAAACAAAAACTGTTAATGTTAATATATTAGGAATTGATTTTTAATTTAGGAGATATAAATGAAGAGCAGACACGAACTTAGAGAAGCAGTTTTTAAAATATTATTCCAAGTAGAAAATACTGAATTAGATTTTATTGAACTATTAGATTTAGAACAAGAAGAAATTTCAACTAGTATTTATGTTAATAAAACATTAACAGAAATAATTGAGAAAAAAGATGAAATTGATGAAGTTATTTCTAATAATCTTAAAGACTGGAAATTAGAGCGTTTATCAAAAATGGATAGACAAATACTACGTATTTCAGCTTATGAAATACTTTATAGTGATATTCCTTATAAAGTTTCTATCAATGAAGCGGTTGAACTTTCAAAAAAATATAGTGAAAAAGATGAAAGTTATAAATTTATCAATGGAGTATTAAAAGGAATTGTAGAAAATTCAACAAAATAAGAGGTAAAGTTAGATGGAAGAGAGAACATATCTAACCGTTACAGCATTAAATAAATATATTGAGAGAAAGTTTTTATTAGATCCGTACTTAGGAGAAATATATATAAAAGGTGAAATCTCAAATTTTAAAATTCACAATAACAATAATATATATTTTTCAATAAAAGATGAAAATACTAGAATAAATGCAGTATGGTTCGGAGCAAAAACAAAAGATTTTAAAGATGGAGATACAGTTCTAATAAAATCAAAAATTAACTATTATTTTCCGCGAGGAGAACATAATCTTTTAGTTACTGATATGAAAAAAGATAGAATTGGTGAATTATATCAAAAATTTTTAGAACTGAAAGAAAAGTTAGAAAAAGAAGGGCTGTTTTTACCTCAATACAAAAAACAAATACCTAGTTTTTCTCAAAATATAGCTATAGTTACAGCTAAAACAGGAGCAGCTGTCCAAGATATTACTAGAACGATACAACGTCGTTTTCCAATAGCTAAAATAAATATTTATTCAACACTAGTTCAAGGAGAGAACTCAGTACAAGATATAGTTAAAAATATTAAACTAGCTGATGATGGCTCTAACGATGTTATTATACTAGGTCGTGGTGGAGGATCAATAGAAGATCTTTGGAGTTTTAATACAGAAGAAGTAATTAGAGCTATATTTAACTGTAGAACACCGATAGTAACCGGTATAGGTCACGAAACTGATACTACACTTGCTGATTTTGTATCTGACAGAAGAGCTTCGACTCCAACTGCAGCTGCTGAACTAGTAACACCAAATATTGAAGATATAAAAAATAGAATATCATTTAATTATGATAAATTAACGAATACTATAAACTATATTCTTCAAAATTATAAAAATAGAATTAGTAATAGTGAAAATAATCCGTACTATAAAAACTATTCAAAAATATTTACGGAGTATAGAAGAGCAGTTGAGTTATTAGAAAAAGAACTTAGCAAATCCTTGCAAATTCTAGTTAAGGATAAGAAAAATGACTTATTAATATCAAAAGATAAGTTTATAGAATTTAACTTGTTAGCTAGATTTAAAGAAAACTTTACTAATGAGGTCAATCGATTAGAGGCAAATTCACCACTAAATATCATGAAAAAAGGATATTCAGTAGCATTTTTAAATGATAAAAAAATAACTTCAGTAAAAAATGTACAAATAGGTGATGACATATCAGTTAAATTAGCTGATGGTAGCCTAGAATGTAAAGTTAATAATATATCCGATAAAGGAGTTAAGTAATGAGTAAAGAAAATTTTGAAACAAGTTTAATGAATTTAGAAAAAATTGTTGCAGAATTAGAATCTGGAAAATTATCATTAGAAGATTCATTAGATCGTTATAAACAAGGAATAGATTTAATTAAAAATTGTAATGATTTAATCAATAATGCCGAAAAAGAAGTAGCTAAATTAACTAAGGATTTCAAAGAAGATGAATAATTTTAA
This is a stretch of genomic DNA from Gemella haemolysans. It encodes these proteins:
- the dnaX gene encoding DNA polymerase III subunit gamma/tau, coding for MFQALYRKYRPQTFADIVGQNHIVSVLKNAIDKDQISHAYLFYGSRGTGKTSIAKIFANEVNKNEEYQKENVDIIEIDAASNNGVDEVRDIKEAIKFLPTEGKYKVYIIDEVHMLTTAAFNALLKTLEEPPAHVIFILATTEIHKIPATILSRCQRFEFKNLSQEQLIDRLKYISEKESLVIEDAAIEKIATLAKGGLRDAISILDQVSNYSEEITLNHILEVTSSISEDDILVFYRNLLQGDVTKSLLTYNNFVSQAKDTKLLLNDLINVTRDVVVYKNLKDTKHTAYNIDKIADEVNNINFDYFYKIIEYLSQTEQYIRFSTEYMSYMQICIVKICSKEDSINQVTVANSVEKTVSNTRTVELENRIKILEDKLNQLGQNLNSLSVNNINNTSHVESQNSTNEEVNTTSWQGTIPKEEIKEVIIKDKTKIIELMKTSSENFTNYAANVFNKIINESLNSNNPEVVTMRELFSSCQLVASSKEGGLLVFSEVDNMVKMAPNSKYKKYLESLFKRFIGVDYSIYTIQDHQYTVLKDELANPVVESNLIEEEVEEKPVTKIDELFGDIIIEN
- the alaS gene encoding alanine--tRNA ligase; the protein is MKQLTSTQIRRMYLDFFVEKGHKIEPSASLVPVDDPTLLWINSGVATLKKYFDGREIPENPRITNSQKSIRTNDIENVGKTARHHTFFEMLGNFSIGDYFKNEAVPWAWEFLTSEKWLGLEKEKLSVTIHPEDTEAYDLWHNVIGLPEDRIIRIEGNFWDIGEGPSGPNTEIFYDRGEDADTWSPKEEMYPGGENDRYLEVWNVVFSQYNHNADGTYTELPAKNIDTGMGLERIVSVLQDVPTNFDTDLFIPIIREIEKLSGAKYGVNAEQDVAFKVIADHIRTVAFAIADGALPSNEGRGYILRRLLRRAVRYAKVLGLNKSFMYKLTDVVAEIMEDYYPNVKESANFVKDVILKEEDRFHETLNEGEAILNNIAKEVKDTTKVISGKDAFKLYDTFGFPIELTEEYAEELGLTVDIDGFNEEMEKQKERARSSRQEDSSMQVQSDLYNRIVGDSEFTGYTKLTDEGKLLAIVDKDDNLLENYKGEENVKVVFDKTPFYAESGGQVADRGLVLAEGFKAEVIDVKKLPDKRHIHLVKVLEGELVVGKEYKLEVDRAYRLNIEKNHTATHLLNEALRHEVGSHIKQAGSLVTDEKLRFDITHFAPLTKEEIEKVEQEVNKQIWNALEIKTEEMPIAEARKLGAQALFGEKYGDVVRVVSIGDYSIELCGGTHNANSAEVGIFKIVSESGVAAGVRRIEALTGKAAYEYLREQEETLRSVEKLTKANVSNVVEKVSGLQSEIKKLAKEKESLQQKIANAELNNLVNNIKEVNGVNVLTSVVESENMNHLKQLVDNAKSKLENYVIAFASVNEDKVNFVVAVDKAITDKYNAGKLVNVLATVCDGRGGGRPDMAQAGAKNKDNIDKAFEELLANI
- a CDS encoding YbaB/EbfC family nucleoid-associated protein, producing the protein MRGMGNMQQMMRKMQKMQKDMLAAQEGLKDQTVEGTVSGGMVTAIANGDGKILDIKIKEEVVDPEDIEMLQDMILTAVNDALEKSTQLKEETLGKFTNGLNIPGL
- a CDS encoding DUF4878 domain-containing protein — encoded protein: MNNRGQNVNPNGTPQNHHPNQGYPQQNNQYHGNGYNGQNQQNFNRNVNNQNPYQNQNSQVNNVNNPQFQGYSNGQNQPQNNMNNPQYRGQGYNAQSPQNNNMNNPQYRGQGYNGQNPQYNNMNNQQYRGQGNNGQNPQFGNPNNPQFSNQNGYNNPNQFNPQFGNNQNFNPMNRGPKMDSKMIGYITAAVAAILVVLMIFMFSGGSGKLGGATPEEAVKNAIAATKDGDFKKLVNNIYFESDEARTKALEQFNNLDDTKKASIELAKTFIDMIEIGEVKQMNENRAKVQLKAKGNDLLKQLGGDTTRTTYVKKVNGRWFIEDNLF
- the nusB gene encoding transcription antitermination factor NusB; the protein is MKSRHELREAVFKILFQVENTELDFIELLDLEQEEISTSIYVNKTLTEIIEKKDEIDEVISNNLKDWKLERLSKMDRQILRISAYEILYSDIPYKVSINEAVELSKKYSEKDESYKFINGVLKGIVENSTK
- the recR gene encoding recombination mediator RecR, with product MQYPKPILDLIDSYSLLPGIGKKTAVRLAFHTLKMHDDDIKNFADSLVHLKEKLTNCEVCGRLSEDHVCDICSDAGRDKSMICVVANDNDLVAMENMQQYRGVYHVLDGLISPMDGIGPLDINIKSLFERAQDETVKEIILATNSSPEGEGTASFISRYLKNTDIRVTRIAQGISFGSDIEYVDEVTLSRAISGRIEL
- a CDS encoding S1 RNA-binding domain-containing protein codes for the protein MSYREIRPGDIIKVKVTAVKPYGAFIETRDKMVGLIHISEITNCFIFDISSYIKQDEILEVKVLSIKDNKINATLNFKQKKATDKKEINSLDTLNFEYGFDTLKQNMKLWQKKAMFEMRNSK
- a CDS encoding Asp23/Gls24 family envelope stress response protein — translated: METKKLGKVEINPNALEVIANIAATEVEGVSKLLGKKVYSRGVELEFAGSELVIDVYCNLKSGFSVAKTARKIQENVRNSIFNMTEIKTKTVNVNILGIDF
- the tkt gene encoding transketolase, which gives rise to MSQKSVNAIKVLGVDAINKAKSGHPGVVMGAAPMAYSLFTKHLRVNPKKTDWVNRDRFVLSAGHGSMLLYSLLHLSGFEDVSLEEVKNFRQWGSKTPGHPEFGHTKGIDATTGPLGQGISTAVGMALAERYLAAKYNKEGYDLFDHYTYVICGDGDIMEGVASEASSFAAVQKLNKLVVLYDSNDICLDGETKDAFSENVRARYEAYGWNTLLVEDGANVEAVSAAIEQAKKSDKPTLIEVKTIIGAGSPNRQGTNGVHGAPLGDEETALFRKEIGWENEPFDIPAEVYADFKANVADRGENEYAKWEKVYADYKVKFPELAKELEEALTREDIKHLSKESFSFKNVGEAQATRNSSQDAINSVAAVLPTFFGGSADLSHSNMTFIKGDGLQDDEHRTERNVQFGVREFAMATVLNGLTLHGGVRVFGGTFFVFSDYLKAALRLSALQNLPVTYVFTHDSIAVGEDGPTHEPIEHLASLRTIPNTYVFRPADATEAQAAWYLSQKTNDKPTSIVLTRQNLPILENSSFEKVAKGAYVVHETASDFDTILIATGSEVALAIDVARELEKDGSKVRVVSMPSVELFEEQSKEYKEELLPLNVRRRVSLEMGNSALWYKYVGLDGLAIGIDKFGASAPANKVIEEYGFTVEAVVEKIKNEL